One genomic window of Acidimicrobiia bacterium includes the following:
- a CDS encoding triose-phosphate isomerase, whose product MGVKRGKRPLIAGNWKMNLNHLEAIEVVQKLSYNLDPSDYEEVEVVICPPFTALRSVQTVIDADKLKFGLGAQNCHWQQKGAFTGEISPSMLKKLDVSYVIVGHSERRQLFGEGDEEVAKKARAVRDQEMTPIICVGETLEQRGKGRTEEVVSAQTKAGISRLSADEASSVVIAYEPVWAIGTGRNATPDEAGEVVAKIKEEAEKKFGSAVSDIRVLYGGSVKASNIAGFVSHPLIDGALVGGASLDPDEFGRIVRYSRPPR is encoded by the coding sequence ATGGGTGTGAAGCGCGGAAAGCGGCCACTGATTGCGGGGAACTGGAAAATGAACTTGAACCACCTAGAGGCGATAGAGGTGGTACAGAAACTCTCGTACAACCTTGACCCCTCTGACTACGAAGAAGTCGAGGTCGTAATCTGCCCACCATTCACCGCACTGAGAAGCGTTCAGACTGTCATCGACGCCGACAAGCTGAAATTCGGCCTCGGGGCACAGAACTGTCACTGGCAGCAAAAGGGGGCCTTCACCGGTGAAATATCGCCTTCCATGCTGAAAAAGCTGGATGTTTCTTACGTGATCGTTGGGCACTCGGAGAGAAGACAGCTATTTGGCGAGGGTGACGAGGAGGTAGCCAAGAAAGCGAGGGCTGTTCGAGACCAGGAGATGACGCCGATCATCTGTGTGGGGGAAACGCTCGAGCAAAGGGGAAAAGGCCGTACCGAAGAGGTTGTGAGCGCCCAAACGAAAGCGGGCATCTCGAGATTGTCCGCGGACGAGGCATCGTCCGTTGTTATTGCATACGAGCCTGTCTGGGCCATTGGTACAGGGCGTAATGCCACACCCGACGAGGCCGGTGAGGTAGTTGCGAAGATCAAAGAAGAGGCTGAAAAAAAATTTGGGTCGGCAGTAAGTGATATAAGGGTTCTTTATGGGGGAAGTGTCAAGGCCTCTAACATAGCGGGCTTTGTATCTCACCCTCTCATAGATGGAGCTTTGGTCGGGGGGGCGAGTCTTGATCCGGACG
- the pgk gene encoding phosphoglycerate kinase, translating into MESLDLTTKGERPTRALVRVDFNVPIVQGQVSDDLRIIEAARTIEWLLRRDVTVVLCSHLGRPKGKPDPKLSLSALVPKLAEVFGKRVNLAPLPPSTEASKVVEEAGVGSIVLLENVRFDPREEAGDEEFALELASLADVYVNEAFSVSHRPHASITGVPKFLPSAAGFGLLHEVCMLSRLFAPQERPYVAVLGGAKVKDKIGVVSALLDKVDEICIGGGMANTFLAARGLRVGGADVEEAQLAAVRATMEAANTKRKVVHLPSDVVAAQRFDKDASYEIFEVDSVPSDWIPLDIGPETARQYADAIKAAGTVFWNGPMGVFEWNAFAAGTFAIAEAVAACNGFTVVGGGDTASALKACGHVADVSHVSTGGGASLEFVRDEDLVGLRALREVRQARKIDRG; encoded by the coding sequence CCTCGATCTCACGACCAAAGGGGAGCGGCCTACAAGGGCTCTCGTACGGGTCGATTTCAACGTTCCAATAGTGCAAGGCCAGGTCAGCGACGACCTCAGAATAATAGAGGCAGCCCGCACGATCGAGTGGCTGCTGCGGCGCGACGTGACGGTCGTTCTCTGCTCGCACTTGGGAAGACCGAAAGGAAAGCCCGATCCGAAGCTTTCCTTGTCGGCGCTGGTGCCAAAGCTGGCCGAGGTGTTTGGAAAGCGGGTGAATCTCGCACCCCTTCCCCCCTCAACAGAGGCGTCCAAGGTCGTTGAAGAGGCAGGAGTCGGAAGCATCGTCTTGTTAGAAAACGTGAGGTTCGATCCGCGCGAGGAAGCCGGTGACGAAGAGTTTGCTTTAGAGCTTGCTTCGTTGGCAGATGTCTACGTGAACGAGGCTTTTTCGGTATCGCATAGGCCACACGCCTCCATAACTGGGGTGCCAAAGTTTCTGCCGTCAGCAGCGGGATTTGGCCTGTTGCACGAGGTATGCATGCTTTCGAGGCTTTTCGCGCCACAGGAACGTCCCTACGTAGCTGTACTTGGAGGGGCCAAGGTAAAGGACAAGATTGGCGTGGTCTCTGCCTTGTTGGACAAGGTTGACGAGATATGCATAGGCGGAGGCATGGCAAACACCTTTCTAGCGGCGAGGGGTCTACGTGTCGGAGGAGCCGATGTAGAGGAGGCACAGCTGGCTGCTGTGCGAGCGACCATGGAAGCTGCAAACACCAAAAGAAAGGTCGTCCACCTTCCAAGCGATGTGGTTGCAGCACAGCGTTTTGACAAAGACGCTTCTTACGAAATCTTTGAGGTAGACTCTGTGCCTTCAGACTGGATTCCATTAGATATTGGTCCGGAAACGGCGAGACAGTACGCGGATGCGATAAAGGCAGCTGGCACTGTCTTTTGGAATGGACCAATGGGGGTGTTCGAATGGAATGCATTCGCTGCGGGTACCTTTGCAATAGCGGAGGCAGTAGCAGCGTGCAATGGTTTTACTGTCGTCGGAGGCGGTGACACGGCATCCGCGCTGAAGGCATGTGGACACGTCGCCGACGTGAGTCATGTATCCACGGGCGGAGGTGCCTCATTGGAGTTTGTGAGGGACGAGGATCTTGTCGGACTTCGTGCGCTGAGAGAAGTTCGCCAGGCTAGGAAAATCGATCGAGGCTGA